The genomic stretch GCAGAAGCCCTCCGGATTCGGGCCCGGGGGGCTTCTTCTTTTCTCTGACCATTGACGAATGCGAGAGGCTTACGTCTAACTCCTCGCAGGATTGTGCGAATGGGGAATGGATGATGAGTCGGCCAGTTGGTTCCAGACGTATGCTTGCCACACTTGCGCTCTGCATGCTTGCAGCGCCTTCGGTTCATGCCAATGATACCACCGCAGTCCTGGGCTCCGGTGGTCTTGTCTTTACCCGAAGCGATACGATCCGGATGGTGAGGGAGGATCTCTACATTTCGCCGACCAGGGTGACGGTGGACTATGTCTACCGCAACGACAGCAACGAGCCCTTCTCGACCATCGTTGCTTTTCCGATGCCGCGCATCGGCGGCGATCCCTATTCCATGGCGGATATTCCCGATCAGGAGAGCGACAATTTCATGGGCTTCTCCGTCACCCAGGACGGCAAATCCATCACGCCCAATCTGCAGCAACGGGCACTGCTGAAAGGCATCGATTTCACAGCGGAGCTTCAGGCGCACGGGGTTCCCTTGCAGCCTTTTGCGGAGGCGACCTCCGCAGCATTGAGAGCTGTTTCGCCTGACGTTTTGTCAAGGTGGGAGAGCCAGGGGCTGATCATCAACATGGCCTATGCGGAAAACGGCGCACCGCCTCCGGACTATTATCCGGCCTGGGAGCTTGATGCGGTCTATTGGTGGGAAACCACCTTCCCGCCCGGCAAGGATGTCGCTGTCAGCCATGCCTATCGACCCAGCGTCGGCGGCACGGTTGCCATGGTGTTCATCCAGGACGGAAAGCCGACCGAAGCATATGCCGAATACAAGGAACGCTATTGCATTGACGATGACTTCATGAAGCTCGCGGCACGTCTCGAAAAGAACCAGAATTTCGAGACTGGCAACGTCTATTTCGAGCGCTGGCTTTCCTACATCCTGACGACAGGTGCCAATTGGGCCGGACCCATCGAGAATTTCAAGCTGA from Peteryoungia desertarenae encodes the following:
- a CDS encoding DUF4424 domain-containing protein, with protein sequence MLATLALCMLAAPSVHANDTTAVLGSGGLVFTRSDTIRMVREDLYISPTRVTVDYVYRNDSNEPFSTIVAFPMPRIGGDPYSMADIPDQESDNFMGFSVTQDGKSITPNLQQRALLKGIDFTAELQAHGVPLQPFAEATSAALRAVSPDVLSRWESQGLIINMAYAENGAPPPDYYPAWELDAVYWWETTFPPGKDVAVSHAYRPSVGGTVAMVFIQDGKPTEAYAEYKERYCIDDDFMKLAARLEKNQNFETGNVYFERWLSYILTTGANWAGPIENFKLTVDKEHEKNYISFCGEGVRKVGPTTFEMTATDFYPQRDLDLLLIVPVNY